The genomic interval AACCGGAATGTATGTATCACGTTTCTTTTCCCTGATACGCTCCCAGCGCCATTGGTCTTCATGGCGGTCCCAGTCGCCTAATAACATATCGAGCAAACGCGCACGCAGCACCAGTTTTTCATCTACACTATTATCGTTGTCGTCGCGTATTTTTCGCTGAACGGACTCTGTATTGAAGGTTTTGTCCACATCGAGTGGTGCTCTTTCTTCAAACAGGAATACCTGTCCTGCAAAATCTTTACTGTATATACCAAGAGCAGGGTCTTCGGCTAAATAAACAATTTCAGGATTCGAATGCGGAATCCCCAAAGCCTGTGCCAAAGGCGGTACTGCAAGTGAGCTGAAAGGATGTGTGGCCGAAACCTGGTCCTTCAAAATATCACTTGCAATTGTTTTTTTTAGAGCGCCTGACAATTTTCGATCCGGATACTTTTGGAGCGTACGCAATACCCATTCCCTGCCTGATGGATCTTTTAATCGTAATGAACGGGTTTGCATGCCCCCGCCCAATTGTAAAATTTTTAAACCGCCTTTCTCCTTCGAAATATGTAAAACCCGCATTTTCACCGGAGCAGCCCATACGGCCCGGTTATGGCTTCCCAGAAAGAATCGGTGCAATGAGCTTATCTCATTATACTCCGGCCCAACTGCCATAGTGATACTGTCCTTTTCTACCGTTTGCTGCGCAAGTGCAGGTTTGACAATCAAAAAGGATATAACCAATAGGAATAGAAGGGAGTAATAAGATTTACCTGGCACGTTCAGATGCATGTTTTGTAATAATATTATCCAAAGATCAATGCTTTCCGTGAACATCAAAGTACCTGTGTCATTTTTCTTTGTTATACATAAGAAAAAAGCTTTCGAACCGTTGTTTCTGCCAATTGATTTTCCTGTATTTTAATATCAGGAAATTTGGCGGTTGCATAACGAATCCAGAAAAAATCCAGAATTAGTAATTAGGTTTATTTTTTTATCAGTTCAATTCGCATGTATAGCAGTAGTTTTAATAAATCAGTTTCCTTGTCTTTCATACCATTTTCTGTCTCCAAAGTTTTGCCGCTTTCCAGACTTGCATTTTTGCTTTTCTTTCTGGCCTCTTTTTCTACTTTTAGCCAGCAGCAAGACTCTGTTGCTGTTAATCGCCCTCTTGAGTTTAAACCCAATAAACTATATGTTCCAGGCATTCTACTTGGTACAGGAACGCTGACCTCGCTCTTTTTTAAGGAACAGATCAAATATAAAATCGCCGAACAGCGAAACAAACATTTTGGCAATTTTCAAACCAGTCTGGATGATTATCTGGAATATGCATCGTTGCCCATTGCCTATGGCCTGGATGTTTTTGGGGTTAAATCAAAAAATGATTTTTTAAACAAAACGGCAATACTTATAAAAGGGGAAATTTTGTTTTATGCCTCCACCAATCTTCTCAAGATAGCTTCACATGAATTAAGGCCGGATGGAAGTGACCACAGATCATTTCCCTCCGGACATACAGCCCAGGCCTTCGCAACGGCGACATTTTTAGCTGAAGAATATAAAGAACGGCTTCCATGGATACCCTATGCAGCATACACTATGGCCGGAACGACCGGGCTTTTGCGGATTGCGAATAATAAGCACTATATCGGAGATGTGCTTTTTGGTGCAGGCCTGGGTTTGTTATCGATGAAAACTGCCTATTGGACCCACCGTTATAAGTGGGGTAAAAACAAGAAAAGAGATCTTTCAACACTTCCTTACTAACCGTAATGCCTGATAATAATCCGTCTTAAAAGTGTTGTTACATCAGTTTAAATAAGCCATATTTTCCGTTTTGAAAATGACAAAATCTCTCTGTACACATCAAGTATGACATGCCCTGCATTTGGAATTATCCTGCTTTCCAGATTCTCTAAGTGGCTTGTTAACCTTTTGCTGATTGCCTCACAGTCTCTTACAACATCATCCTCCCCTCCGATTAACAATACCGGCATGTCCAGTTTTTCCAGTTCTTTGTCTTTAAACAAGTACTCTTGGTCTGTCCTTGGCCTGCAATTGGTCAGGATCAAATCCATGTAACCCAATATCTGTATTTGAACTATCTGTTTTCCAAGAACGATCCGGTTTATTTTCTTTAAACCTGGTTCGCCGAATAACGAATACAGTAACGCCCTGAAAATGAATGACTTTTTTGTGGGGACAATTCCTGCTGGTGTTAATAATATCAATGCTTCAACGGATTCGGGATAACAAGTTGCAAATCGCAGTGCAACCCAGCCGCCTTGTGATAACCCAAGTAAGGTTACATTTCTGATGTTTAAAGCTTCAAGAACATCCGAAAGCCAGTTGGCATGTTCTAATGTTTTATAAGACAAATGATTGGGATTACTCTTACCTGGTTCGCCGGGAATATCAACGGCATAAACCATAAAATCCCTTGCAAACTGCCGCGCCTGTCCGAGCCAGAAACTTGAATTGGAACTGGCACCATGCAAAAGTACCAACGCCGGTGCACCTAATTTACCAAAAGCTAGCACAAAGGTTTCTCCGTACCTGGTTTGTACGATCTCCTCCTGATAAGGGACCGGCCAATTAGCTAACAATGCATCGTAGGCCATGGCTATTTGCTCTTCGGCCTTCATTGATTTATATATAGATTTTTTTGACATCACAGGATTTTTTGAAATTAGGCAAGAGATTATAATTAGCGTTGTCATTCATACCGGTGAAATGGATAGTTTATTCCCACTGATGTTTGAATGAAGAATGACAGACAGCTGCCAATATTTTTTCATGGCAACTGTCGGTTCTATATAAAATACCATTGTACCAATTATTTTTTGGCGTGAAAAGTATAGCCAATAGTGACATTAGCCAGAAGTCCTTTTGTAGCCGGAAAGCCCTGCGGAGCCGCTTTATATACTTCTGTTTGGTTGGAGACTTTATTAAAATAAGTCAGCTTATCGTTATCTAATGAACTCCATACATTCGGCCAGTAACGAACACTCGGCATGATCAGCACACCCGCCAATCCGTTATCCTGATTCCGGAATGGATAATATTTATAATATGCTCCAAGCCCGAGGGTTACTGTGCGGTACTTAGCAATTGGCCCCGTTTTTTGTTCCATTTTAGCGTCATAATTAACTTCGTAAAAATGGATTTTTGGTTCAAAACGAATGTCAAAAGCCGGTGTAATCCGATAGCCGACACCGATACCTAATGTGGATGTGAGCTTTTCAGCAAGATGCTGGCGCTGCGCAACCAGGGAAGCGGAATTGCCTTTAAAATGGAGGTTGAAACCATGTGAATAATCGAACACCATACGTTTGGTCGTGTATTCGCCCTGTACGTTAAAACCACCAAGCAATAACTGGCTGACGCCTCCGCCTAATGTAAATCGGTTGGAGTAAGGGAACGAAGCGGTTTTTGACTTTTGAGCTGATACATTGGACATCAGATTGAATGTCATCATGGTTGTTAAAAGGATTGTTAGAACCGTTTTCATAGCTTTTGAAATTTTATAGTTTAGTTTAATTTTTAGGAATACACTCGCAATTTTTACACTTTACGAATTCAGGGAGATAATTTTCTCTGTCGTTTAGATAGGAATCCGGACTGCATTTTACAGTCAATTGTCTTTTGCAAAAACAGAAAGACAGAACCCTATTACAGGGAATGAAAAGGCATCGGGCCAATCGTGGTGCAGAGAAGCAATGGTAAGAAAGCGCGTTACTAATATGCGTTGTGATTGAAGTACACTTGGCAAGTGACACTACAAGCAGAGGCAAAATCCAGTCTGATCAGAAGTCCGAACAGGAACATAACGAGAAGTAGTATACATTTCATAACCAGATAGTTAGTTTAGTAAATAAGTATGAATCAAAACTAACACATCCCATTACGACTGGTATAAGATGTTGAGTAAAAGGGGATTTGGTTTAGTAGCTGGTGGTTTTTGTGAGTGTTTTGTAATGCGATTATTTCTTATTCGCTACTTTCGCCATCGGATTAATAAGGAAAACTGTAAAACATTTGGATATTTGAGGCTTTCATAAAACTTATCCGGCAGATGAAGTAGTTATTCATCAAATTAATAGCTCAATAATTGCGCCATTCACATGTCCATGTAATCAAACATGTTTTTGAGCAATTGATAAATAATAGAATTGGGAATTGGAGGTAATTCTAAATTCAAATCAATAATAAATCATTAATAAAATTGAAATCATAAAACCTTGATAAAAGTGAAGATAATTGACAAACTGGCCTGGATACTGATTAAGGACAAATCCATTCTTTCGACCAAATCTTATGGAAAGGATAAATATTACATACCGGGAGGTAAAAGAGAAAATGGGGAAACAGATGAAATGGCGTTGTGTCGGGAAATAAAAGAAGAACTAAACGTCAATTTAAAAACGGACACCTTTGAATTTGTTGGTGAATTTCAGGCGCAGGCACACGGACATCCGGATGGAGTTCTGGTTAAAATGACTTGCTACATGGCTGAATATACTGGGCAACTTAAAGCTTATTCAGAAATTGAAGATGTTAAATGGTTGAATTTTTCTGACAAGGATAAAATTTCGGAAGTGGACCATTTGATTTTTGACTACCTGAAAAGTAAACAATTACTCAGCTGATTCCACTTAAAACCGCGCAAACATCTCCATAAATTCCTGCCGCCTTGAACGGGAAATACTGATTGCCACTTCATTATCCATTACGACATAACCACCGTCCCCTCTCACAAATTTTTTGATACGGTTGAGGTTGATGAGAAAAGAATTGTGAACCCTGAAAAAATCAGGGCCGCTCAGTGCTTCGTCGATGTCTTTTAGTACTTTGGAAACCACCATTTTTTTGCCGTTTGCCAACATCACACTCGTGTAATTACTTTCCGCTTCGCAATAAAGAATATCCTGTGTCGTGACAAATATCATCCCGTCGCTAGTCGTGAGTGCAATCCGCGAAGGTGTTGATTTTGTTTGCGTTACACTTTGGAATAGCAGTTGGAGCTGTTCGCTGGAAGGAATTGTTTTTTTCTCTTCAATTCTCCGCACGGTTTCTATC from Dyadobacter sp. NIV53 carries:
- a CDS encoding LytTR family DNA-binding domain-containing protein, with amino-acid sequence MIKCIIIDDENNCLEMMEWLLKTYAPSVQIAAMCNSAEKGIEAIHTYRPDVVFLDIEMPRMNGFDMLEKFDRLFFDVVFTTAYDKFAIKAFKYSALNYLLKPVDPDDLIETVRRIEEKKTIPSSEQLQLLFQSVTQTKSTPSRIALTTSDGMIFVTTQDILYCEAESNYTSVMLANGKKMVVSKVLKDIDEALSGPDFFRVHNSFLINLNRIKKFVRGDGGYVVMDNEVAISISRSRRQEFMEMFARF
- a CDS encoding phosphatase PAP2 family protein, with the protein product MSFIPFSVSKVLPLSRLAFLLFFLASFSTFSQQQDSVAVNRPLEFKPNKLYVPGILLGTGTLTSLFFKEQIKYKIAEQRNKHFGNFQTSLDDYLEYASLPIAYGLDVFGVKSKNDFLNKTAILIKGEILFYASTNLLKIASHELRPDGSDHRSFPSGHTAQAFATATFLAEEYKERLPWIPYAAYTMAGTTGLLRIANNKHYIGDVLFGAGLGLLSMKTAYWTHRYKWGKNKKRDLSTLPY
- a CDS encoding NUDIX domain-containing protein; this encodes MKIIDKLAWILIKDKSILSTKSYGKDKYYIPGGKRENGETDEMALCREIKEELNVNLKTDTFEFVGEFQAQAHGHPDGVLVKMTCYMAEYTGQLKAYSEIEDVKWLNFSDKDKISEVDHLIFDYLKSKQLLS
- a CDS encoding alpha/beta fold hydrolase encodes the protein MSKKSIYKSMKAEEQIAMAYDALLANWPVPYQEEIVQTRYGETFVLAFGKLGAPALVLLHGASSNSSFWLGQARQFARDFMVYAVDIPGEPGKSNPNHLSYKTLEHANWLSDVLEALNIRNVTLLGLSQGGWVALRFATCYPESVEALILLTPAGIVPTKKSFIFRALLYSLFGEPGLKKINRIVLGKQIVQIQILGYMDLILTNCRPRTDQEYLFKDKELEKLDMPVLLIGGEDDVVRDCEAISKRLTSHLENLESRIIPNAGHVILDVYREILSFSKRKIWLI